One region of Miscanthus floridulus cultivar M001 chromosome 19, ASM1932011v1, whole genome shotgun sequence genomic DNA includes:
- the LOC136528194 gene encoding protein FAR1-RELATED SEQUENCE 5-like — translation MEEKRDGFFSLFLPQVGMEFSNTDEAWMFWVSYGGQKGFEVRKRYSNKRKSDGTITSCRFVCANEGHRLNDKRDHLIKCPRAETRTDCQVRMGLVLDREKGNYKVSEVILEHNHTLQLPETSHLLVSQRKISEIQGFEIETADDAGIGPKAAHELASIQVGGSVNLSYTLRDHKNYLRAKRQREMAYGQAGSMLMYFREKIAENPSFQYALQMDREEQIANIFWVDAKMLTDYAHFGDVVSFDTTFGTNKESRPFGVFVGFNHFRETVVFGAALMYDETFESFRWLFETFLKAHNSKQPKTIYTDQDAAMGKAVKEVFLEAWHGLCTFHIMQNAVKNLAEADDEESCTPPKRKAEDSKEEPSILADFSACMYEYEDEATFQEAFNIMRTKASKQTWLDSIYKVKEKWAECYMTNVYTLGMRSTQLSESLNSDLKRHFKSDFDIIRFLKHFERVVEYKRNNELQAEFESRKKLPRLKMRTHMLIQASKLYTPIIFEAFQCEYERSMAAYTTPLEDKNEYLVAIGSLDENPTLEKEYKVTGNPTDQTSTCSCGQFNRIGILCAHALKVLDLMNIKSIPEQYILKRWTREARSGIVQDNQGRNIVEDPKLDTMLCYKDMTRKFLNLVHRAASHPRCVLLVNNALDMVSKQVEEEITGFPSAMEPINVPTNDSPPINLLSTASLKKKDIETKTSRRQRNWLDKRRKFAKKGGKEKENGSKKGGKKKENGSKEQQTVKKGGKKKEKEGAVQETVAVQNISPSISLPMEEMSEQYMAINTFSQILTGTVTDDVIADF, via the exons AAGATACTCAAACAAAAGAAAATCAGATGGAACAATTACGTCATGCAGATTTGTTTGTGCCAATGAAGGTCACAGATTGAATGATAAAAGGGATCATTTAATAAAGTGTCCGAGAGCTGAAACACGAACTGATTGCCAAGTTCGTATGGGTCTTGTACTAGATCGGGAGAAGGGAAATTATAAAGTCAGTGAGGTGATTTTAGAACACAATCACACCCTCCAGTTGCCGGAAACCTCACATTTGTTGGTGTCTCAGAGGAAAATTTCAGAGATACAAGGTTTTGAAATTGAGACAGCTGATGATGCAGGAATTGGGCCAAAAGCTGCACATGAGTTGGCATCCATCCAAGTTGGTGGTTCAGTTAATCTCAGTTACACTCTTCGAGACCACAAGAATTATTTAAGGGCCAAGCGCCAACGTGAGATGGCGTATGGACAGGCTGGAAGCATGCTCATGTATTTTCGAGAAAAAATTGCTGAGAATCCATCATTTCAGTATGCATTGCAAATGGACCGGGAAGAACAGATAGCGAACATATTTTGGGTTGATGCTAAAATGCTCACTGACTATGCACATTTTGGGGACGTTGTCAGTTTTGATACTACTTTTGGAACAAACAAAGAGAGTAGGCCTTTTGGAGTATTTGTTGGGTTCAATCATTTTAGAGAAACTGTAGTTTTTGGTGCTGCTCTCATGTATGATGAGACATTTGAATCCTTTAGATGGCTATTTGAGACCTTCCTAAAAGCACATAATAGTAAGCAGCCTAAAACAATCTATACTGATCAAGATGCAGCAATGGGAAAGGCTGTCAAGGAGGTCTTTTTAGAAGCTTGGCATGGTCTGTGCACTTTTCATATTATGCAAAATGCTGTCAAGAATCTAGCTGAagctgatgatgaagaatcatGTACTCCTCCAAAAAGAAAGGCCGAAGATAGCAAGGAAGAACCAAGTATCCTCGCAGATTTTAGTGCATGTATGTATGagtatgaagatgaagcaacattTCAAGAAGCATTTAACATCATGAGGACAAAGGCCAGCAAGCAAACTTGGTTGGATAGTATCTACAAGGTAAAAGAAAAGTGGGCTGAATGTTATATGACAAATGTGTACACATTAGGGATGAGGAGTACACAATTGAGTGAGAGCCTAAACAGCGACTTGAAGCGGCATTTCAAATCAGATTTTGATATCATTCGATTCCTTAAGCATTTTGAAAGGGTTGTGGAATATAAAAGAAATAATGAATTGCAAGCTGAATTTGAATCAAGGAAAAAATTACCAAGACTCAAAATGAGGACACATATGTTAATACAAGCTAGCAAGCTGTACACACCAATTATATTTGAAGCTTTCCAATGTGAATATGAGAGGTCCATGGCAGCATACACCACCCCATTGGAAGACAAAAATGAATATCTTGTAGCAATTGGGAGTCTTGATGAAAATCCTACCCTTGAGAAGGAATACAAAGTTACTGGTAACCCTACAGACCAAACAAGCACATGCAGCTGTGGGCAGTTCAATAGAATCGGAATATTGTGTGCTCATGCTCTGAAAGTTCTTGATTTGATGAATATCAAGTCAATCCCAGAACAATATATATTGAAGCGATGGACTCGTGAAGCACGTAGTGGGATAGTACAGGACAACCAAGGCCGAAACATAGTAGAGGATCCAAAATTAGATACTATGCTTTGCTACAAAGATATGACTCGCAAATTTCTTAATTTGGTACACCGAGCTGCAAGTCATCCACGGTGCGTCTTATTAGTAAACAATGCACTTGACATGGTTAGCAAGCAAGTCGAAGAAGAAATCACAGGTTTTCCTAGTGCAATGGAGCCTATCAATGTTCCTACAAATGATTCGCCCCCAATTAATTTGCTGAGCACAGCAAGCCTAAAGAAAAAGGACATTGAAACTAAAACCTCAAGGCGCCAAAGAAATTGGCTTGACAAAAGACGTAAATTTGCAAAGAAGGGAGGTAAGGAAAAGGAAAATGGTTCAAAG AAGGGAggtaagaaaaaggaaaatggtTCAAAGGAACAACAAACTGTAAAGAAGGGaggtaagaaaaaagaaaaagaaggagcAGTACAAGAAACTGTAGCTGTGCAAAATATCTCTCCAAGTATTTCTTTGCCCATGGAAGAAATGTCTGAACAGTACATGGCTATCAATACATTCTCTCAGATACTGACG GGGACAGTCACAGATGATGTTATTGCTGATTTCTAG